One window from the genome of Glycine soja cultivar W05 chromosome 12, ASM419377v2, whole genome shotgun sequence encodes:
- the LOC114379782 gene encoding UBP1-associated protein 2C-like has protein sequence MDPTKKRKLDENGFINNDSSEPLKLSPSDARKLIERFTTDQLLDILQDTVARHPDVLAAVRAVSDPDVSQRKLFIRGLGWDTTTDGLRSLFSTYGDLEEAVVILDKATGKSKGYGFVTFRHVDGALLALREPSKRIDGRVTVTQLAAAGNSALNANAVDVALRKIYVANVPPDLPADKLLAHFSVYGEIEEGPLGFDKQTGKSKGFALFVYKSPEGAKAALIDPMKTVEGRQLSCKLAITDGKQGKRSGPDSGQAHHGNVQHGHGDGVGAGMGIPPNSGSGSGPGQYGGPGHYGPTVGMGSYGGFGGQPPMGNNNHPLNSSNPVPGSMAGAGGYGGGMGGPYGGYGGGPGSTGFAGAGGMGAGGGGVGGGGLGGAGGGSMYRLPGSGGMPAGGGGYPDSGHYGLSASSGYQNQHHPPSGASPVPRVPPMYPNVPPYY, from the coding sequence ATGGATCCGACCAAGAAGCGCAAGCTCGACGAGAACGGCTTCATCAACAACGACTCCTCCGAGCCCCTCAAGCTCTCCCCCTCCGACGCCCGCAAGCTCATCGAGCGCTTCACCACTGACCAGCTCCTCGACATCCTCCAGGACACGGTGGCGCGCCACCCCGACGTCCTCGCAGCCGTGCGCGCTGTCTCAGACCCCGACGTCTCCCAGCGTAAGCTCTTCATCCGCGGCCTCGGCTGGGACACCACCACCGACGGCCTCCGCTCCCTCTTCTCCACCTACGGCGACCTCGAGGAGGCCGTCGTCATACTCGACAAGGCCACCGGCAAGTCTAAGGGCTACGGCTTCGTCACCTTCCGCCACGTTGACGGCGCGCTCCTCGCCCTCCGCGAGCCCAGCAAGCGCATCGACGGCCGCGTCACCGTCACGCAGCTCGCCGCCGCCGGAAACTCTGCGTTGAACGCCAACGCCGTCGACGTGGCTCTCCGTAAGATCTACGTCGCCAACGTGCCGCCAGACCTCCCCGCGGACAAGCTTCTTGCACACTTCTCCGTCTACGGTGAAATCGAAGAAGGACCGTTAGGGTTTGATAAACAGACTGGAAAATCGAAAGGGTTTGCTTTGTTTGTTTACAAGTCTCCAGAGGGGGCAAAGGCTGCGTTGATAGATCCAATGAAGACTGTGGAAGGGAGGCAGTTGAGTTGTAAGTTGGCGATTACTGATGGGAAGCAAGGGAAGCGGTCCGGGCCGGACTCGGGCCAGGCCCATCATGGGAATGTTCAGCACGGGCATGGGGATGGTGTGGGAGCAGGAATGGGGATACCTCCGAATTCGGGGTCGGGGTCGGGGCCCGGGCAGTATGGTGGGCCCGGGCATTACGGGCCTACGGTTGGGATGGGCTCTTATGGTGGTTTTGGTGGGCAGCCACCGATGGGCAATAATAACCATCCTCTGAATTCGTCGAATCCGGTACCAGGTTCTATGGCAGGTGCTGGTGGCTATGGTGGTGGGATGGGTGGGCCATATGGTGGATACGGTGGTGGGCCGGGATCAACGGGCTTTGCTGGTGCTGGTGGGATGGGAGCAGGAGGTGGAGGTGTTGGGGGCGGCGGGCTTGGTGGTGCTGGCGGTGGTTCTATGTATAGATTGCCAGGCTCGGGTGGAATGCCTGCTGGTGGTGGAGGTTATCCGGATAGTGGACACTATGGTTTATCAGCTTCATCTGGGTACCAGAATCAGCACCACCCTCCTTCTGGGGCTTCACCTGTGCCTAGGGTTCCGCCCATGTATCCCAACGTGCCCCCTTACTACTGA